Proteins co-encoded in one Ruegeria sp. HKCCD4315 genomic window:
- a CDS encoding SEL1-like repeat protein has protein sequence MRLAVLATMTDGIEFSEHGAQTNTFDAKPACWREACAVTDGILPPAGPPKSIPALQPDILGEWFVLRSVEKGLPLEPVVMAAWNAAPEKMAAFLQRLSRDFARSPKTSAFFEVEAQTDIAHRALSNVSEAAMGNFFRAHQIPPKSLVNALHQAATAGDAKAMNAWGYCLKHGFGVDQDECDSAYWYLKGAEAGNPAAMHGTGLCYLRGIGVEKNPAEAVNWFRKGAEAGGPRSMNSLGHCYKSGLGVEKNPAEAVNWFRKGAKVGFGGAMSSLGFCYETGFGVEKDLAEAMDWYRKGAEAGNGFAMIDLGRCYGAGIGVEKNPAEAVNWFRKGAEAGHPDAMTYLGHCYETGFGVEKDLAEAMDWYRKGAEAGAGFAMYSLGRCYRAGLGVEKNPAEAVNWFRKGAEAGHPDAMTNLGHCYEDGLGVEKDLAEAMDWYRKGAEAGAGFAMYSLGRCYRAGLGVEKNPAEAVNWFRKGAEAGHPDAMTNLGHCYEDGLGVEKDLAEAMDWYRKGAEAGAGLAMYSLGRCYRAGLGVEKNPAEAVNWFRKAAVAGSPSSMSSLGVCYETGFGVEKDLAQAMDWYRKGAEAGHSFAMYSLGRCYRAGLSVEKNPAEAVNWFRKGAEAGHPDAMTYLGHCYETGFGVEKDLAEAMDWYRKGAEAGAGFAMYSLGRCYRAGLGVEKNPAEAVNWFRKGAEAGHPDAMTNLGHCYETGFGVEKDLAEAMDWYRKGAEAGAGFAMYSLGRCYGAGIGVEKNPAEAVNWFRKGAEAGHPDAMTYLGHCYETGFGVEENAAKAVNWYRKGADTGNGAAMRNLGLCYDCGYGIERNQTKAVGWYRKSARAGDATAMFYLGLCYDTGCGVDKDSVEAQRLFRNGAEAGNSAAKQILQDISKKKLTPRKP, from the coding sequence ATGCGCTTGGCGGTTCTGGCAACAATGACGGATGGTATCGAGTTTTCGGAACATGGTGCGCAAACAAACACTTTCGATGCAAAACCAGCGTGTTGGCGGGAAGCCTGTGCCGTGACAGATGGAATTCTTCCTCCGGCTGGACCACCAAAGAGTATTCCCGCTTTACAGCCTGATATTCTTGGGGAGTGGTTCGTACTACGCTCCGTCGAAAAAGGACTGCCTTTGGAACCCGTGGTCATGGCAGCGTGGAACGCCGCACCAGAAAAAATGGCTGCCTTTTTGCAACGGTTGTCAAGAGATTTTGCTCGGTCTCCCAAAACATCAGCTTTCTTCGAAGTTGAAGCTCAAACAGACATTGCGCACCGTGCGCTCTCCAATGTCTCTGAAGCAGCGATGGGAAATTTCTTTCGAGCACATCAAATTCCGCCAAAGAGTCTGGTAAATGCACTGCATCAGGCCGCCACTGCAGGCGATGCCAAAGCAATGAACGCGTGGGGATATTGCCTGAAACATGGCTTCGGCGTCGATCAAGACGAGTGTGATTCAGCATACTGGTACCTCAAGGGCGCTGAGGCAGGTAACCCTGCCGCGATGCATGGTACTGGACTTTGTTACCTACGCGGTATTGGTGTCGAGAAAAATCCGGCTGAGGCCGTGAACTGGTTTCGGAAAGGGGCAGAGGCTGGTGGTCCAAGATCTATGAACAGCCTTGGACACTGTTACAAAAGCGGTCTTGGTGTCGAGAAAAATCCGGCTGAGGCCGTGAACTGGTTTCGGAAAGGCGCAAAAGTTGGCTTCGGCGGCGCTATGTCCAGTCTCGGCTTTTGTTACGAGACCGGCTTCGGGGTCGAGAAAGACCTCGCTGAAGCCATGGACTGGTACCGAAAGGGGGCAGAGGCAGGCAACGGCTTTGCTATGATTGACCTAGGCCGCTGCTATGGAGCCGGTATTGGTGTCGAGAAAAATCCGGCTGAGGCCGTGAATTGGTTTCGGAAAGGGGCAGAGGCAGGCCACCCAGACGCGATGACCTACCTTGGACACTGCTACGAGACCGGCTTCGGGGTCGAAAAAGACCTCGCTGAAGCCATGGACTGGTACCGAAAGGGTGCAGAGGCAGGCGCTGGCTTTGCTATGTATAGCCTTGGCCGCTGCTATAGAGCCGGTCTTGGTGTCGAGAAAAATCCGGCTGAGGCCGTGAATTGGTTTCGGAAAGGGGCAGAGGCAGGCCACCCAGACGCGATGACCAACCTTGGACACTGCTACGAGGACGGTTTAGGGGTCGAAAAAGACCTCGCTGAGGCCATGGACTGGTACCGAAAGGGGGCAGAGGCAGGCGCTGGCTTTGCTATGTATAGCCTAGGCCGCTGCTATAGGGCCGGTCTTGGTGTCGAGAAAAATCCGGCTGAGGCCGTGAATTGGTTTCGGAAAGGGGCAGAGGCAGGCCACCCAGACGCGATGACCAACCTTGGACACTGCTACGAGGACGGTTTAGGGGTCGAAAAAGACCTCGCTGAGGCCATGGACTGGTACCGAAAGGGTGCAGAGGCAGGCGCTGGCCTTGCTATGTATAGCCTAGGCCGCTGCTATAGAGCCGGACTTGGTGTCGAGAAAAATCCGGCTGAGGCCGTGAACTGGTTTCGGAAAGCGGCAGTGGCTGGTAGTCCAAGTTCTATGTCCAGTCTTGGCGTTTGTTACGAGACCGGCTTCGGAGTCGAGAAAGACCTCGCTCAAGCCATGGACTGGTACCGAAAGGGTGCAGAGGCAGGCCACAGCTTTGCTATGTATAGCCTTGGCCGCTGCTATAGGGCCGGTCTTAGTGTCGAGAAAAATCCGGCTGAGGCCGTGAACTGGTTTCGGAAAGGGGCAGAGGCAGGCCACCCAGACGCGATGACCTACCTTGGACACTGCTACGAGACCGGCTTCGGGGTCGAAAAAGACCTCGCTGAAGCCATGGACTGGTACCGAAAGGGGGCAGAGGCAGGCGCTGGCTTTGCTATGTATAGCCTAGGCCGCTGCTATAGGGCCGGTCTTGGTGTCGAGAAAAATCCGGCTGAGGCCGTGAATTGGTTTCGGAAAGGGGCAGAGGCAGGCCACCCAGACGCGATGACCAACCTTGGACACTGCTACGAGACCGGCTTCGGGGTCGAAAAAGACCTCGCTGAAGCCATGGACTGGTACCGAAAGGGGGCAGAGGCAGGCGCTGGCTTTGCTATGTATAGCCTAGGCCGCTGCTATGGAGCCGGTATTGGTGTCGAGAAAAATCCGGCTGAGGCCGTGAATTGGTTTCGGAAAGGGGCAGAGGCAGGCCACCCAGACGCGATGACCTACCTTGGACACTGCTACGAGACCGGCTTCGGGGTCGAGGAAAACGCGGCGAAGGCCGTGAACTGGTACCGAAAGGGTGCAGATACCGGCAACGGCGCCGCGATGAGGAATCTTGGTCTCTGCTACGACTGCGGTTACGGCATCGAAAGAAACCAGACAAAGGCGGTCGGCTGGTACCGAAAGAGCGCGCGAGCCGGCGACGCCACCGCGATGTTCTACCTAGGGCTTTGCTACGATACCGGCTGTGGTGTCGACAAGGATTCGGTAGAAGCACAACGTTTGTTCCGAAATGGAGCAGAGGCTGGCAACTCGGCCGCGAAACAAATCTTGCAAGACATCTCAAAGAAAAAACTAACACCCCGAAAACCTTAA